A DNA window from Macrobrachium rosenbergii isolate ZJJX-2024 chromosome 41, ASM4041242v1, whole genome shotgun sequence contains the following coding sequences:
- the LOC136827169 gene encoding uncharacterized protein produces the protein MRKLSLRCSPTPHTVSGVGPPPTPPPSQGLSPTPTPPTTPARRLVSSRSLGSTSSPPLTPPVTQYNIPACLPSHQHHAQLPPTPGPPSHRSLPALHAHHIQNDSHPHYSSHPTLHPHHHHHHPPPLSPSPIPVPVPIPVPIPGLMTNPEVMPPHSPHSPLIGPSPHSSPPANNVRPPGSHFSHAAALSGHQHPRQLPGLPRHHTFGGVGSGRILPPAPHVDPSCPAAAAVATASAVAAAAAAAASSTTSNTSPLPPPINTSMSSSLAARPAHALQSPNYKYSLDVPRVNLRDLRSNTYPPPGTEGSSTSQSSSTTSGGTVVPRTLLILPLPLLQGFLRGV, from the coding sequence ATGCGCAAATTATCATTGCGATGCTCGCCAACCCCTCATACTGTATCGGGCGTGGGACCTCCACCCACTCCGCCACCTTCTCAAGGGCTGTCACCTACTCCTACGCCACCCACCACGCCTGCACGGCGGCTGGTATCGTCACGGTCTTTGGGTTCTACATCATCTCCTCCTTTGACACCTCCAGTCACTCAGTATAACATCCCGGCCTGTTTACCCTCTCACCAACACCATGCACAGCTCCCGCCTACCCCAGGACCACCGTCTCATCGGTCTCTTCCGGCTCTCCATGCCCACCACATCCAAAACGACTCCCATCCTCACTATTCTTCTCACCCAACTCTACatcctcaccaccaccaccatcatcctcctcctctctccccctctcctatACCTGTGCCTGTTCCAATCCCAGTTCCAATTCCAGGTCTCATGACCAACCCGGAAGTCATGCCGCCCCATTCGCCCCATTCCCCCCTCATTGGCCCGTCACCCCACTCCTCTCCACCTGCTAACAATGTCCGGCCACCTGGCAGCCATTTTTCTCATGCAGCAGCACTTAGTGGACATCAGCATCCAAGACAACTTCCTGGATTACCTCGTCATCATACCTTCGGGGGTGTTGGCAGTGGGCGTATTTTGCCTCCGGCCCCTCATGTGGATCCATCATgcccagctgctgctgctgtcgcAACAGCATCAGCAGTGGCAGCtgctgcagcagcagctgcaTCTAGCACAACATCAAATACCTCTCCACTGCCTCCCCCCATTAATACCAGTATGAGTAGCAGCTTGGCTGCTCGACCTGCTCATGCCCTGCAGTCCCCCAATTACAAGTACAGCCTTGATGTGCCCAGGGTCAATTTACGTGACCTTCGCAGTAATACTTATCCACCTCCAGGCACAGAAGGGTCCTCTACATCCCAGTCCTCATC